The genome window GCGATGTCCCGCTCCCCCGGTGCGTGCAGACCGAGTTGGTGTCCGAGGAGGCCGACGATCCAGGGCTCGTTGATCGTGACCCAGTCGTGCACCCGGTCGCCGTAGGCCTCGAAGCAAACGGCCGCGTACTCCGCGAACCGGTCCGCCGTCTCGCGAGCCAGCCAGCCACCGCGCTCCTGCAGGGCCTGCGGGAGGTCCCAGTGGTAGAGGGTGACGAGCGGGCTGATGTCACGAGCGAGCAACTGGTCGATCAGGCGGTCGTAGTGGTCGACGCCCCTCTTGTTCGCACCGCCGTCCCCGTCGGGGATCAGCCGGGGCCAGGCCAGCGAGAACCGGTAAGCGTTGACGCCGAGGTCGGCCATCAACGCCACGTCCTCGGCAACCCGGTGGTAGTGGTCGCACGCGACCGCGCCGCTCTCCCCACGCTCGACGGCCCCGGGGACGCGGCAGAAGCGGTCCCACACGGACTCGCCGCGTCCGTCGCTGTCCGTGGCACCCTCCACCTGGTACGCGGAAGTCGACGTGCCCCAGAGAAAGCCGTCCGGGAAGCTCAGCACCCCGGTTGATTCGGTGGTCACCTGTGACGTCAGCCCTTCGATCCGTTCATGGCAGTGGCAGTGCCGGCAGAGGCCGGCAGGCCGTGGTCCTGCGGGGGGGAACGTGCCACTCCTCAGCAACGCTGCGGTCAGGTGAGGAGGGGGTCACCGGGGGTGCCGACAGCCGACGCTGTCCGCGCATGAATGCGATGTGGCATCGTTCCCACATGGGAACGTACTCAGATCGTTGAAGGCCCGTCAATACTCCGGCAACACTTGATTCACAGCTCGTACATCAGCGCACGTCGAAGCGCCTGTTGGGGCGCGCTCGAGCGGCGCCCGCGCGGTCCCGAACGTCCTGCGACAGGCGCTGGATCAGGCTCCGGTCGGGCTCGCCGCCGGCGCCGCGGTCGAGCCACGCAGCACCAGCGTCGGCTCGAGTGTCTCCTGGATGCGGCGACGCCCTGGGCCCCTCTTCGATTCCGCGGCGGCTTCCCGTTCGGCGACCCGTCCGAGCAGCAACTCGGCCGCCCTGCGCCCCATGTCGTATGTGGGCTGCGCGACGGCCGTGAGCCCCGGCTCCACCATCCGCATCCATGCGAGGTCGTCGAACGACACCAGCGACACGTCACGCGGCACGGCAAGGCCGCGTCGGCGCAGCTCCAGCCAAGCGGTCTCGGCCATCAGGTTGTTGACGGCGAAGATCGCGGTGACGTCCGGGTGCTGATCGAGCAGCTCCGCCACCCGGGACCTGGCGTCCGCGGCTTGGAATTCCAGGTCGAGAACCAGCCGCCGGTCGAGGGGCACGTCGGCGGCGCGGTGCGCGGCGCGGTAGCCACGCAGCCGTTCGGCGCCGGTGGCCCACTTCGTCTCGTCGATCAGCAGCGCGATGCGCCGGTGACCCAGTTCCAGCAGGTGTCGGGTGGCCTCCCGGGCACCGTACTCGCTGTCGATGATCACGGAGTCGCACCCGCGGGCTCCGGAGCGCCGGTCGGCCTCGACCACGCTCACGCCCCGCTCGACGAGCAGTTCGGTGGCCGCTGCGGCAGCCGGGGTGAGCACGACGCCCGTGGCCCGCATCGCCACGAAGGCCTTGGCACCGTCGAGTTCCTGTTGGGGGTCTCCGTGGTCATCCACCAGCACCATCTGGTAACCGGCCGCGCGCAGTGCCTGCTCCACGCCCGCGGCGAGTTCCGCGTAGAACTGATTGCGCAGGTCGGAGACGAGCAGACCGACGACGTTGCTGCGCTGCGCCTTCAAGGTGCGTGCCAGAGCGTCGGGGACGTAGCCGATGCGCTGGGCGGCCGCGAGCACGTCCTCACGGATGTGCGCCGCCACATAGCCCTGCCCGCTGAGCGCGCGCGACGCGGTGGAGCGGGAGGTCCCTGCCTCCCTCGCCACATCGTGCAGGGTGGGGCGGCGTCGCCCGCCCGCGGACTTGTGCCCGTCACCGTCGCCCCCGACGATTGGTACCCCTCTTCCTCGATCAGCCATCCGCCGCTGTCCCCTCGCCCCGATTGCCGCTCTCCCCCAGCACCGTCCGGCACCTGAGTCCGCGTGCAGTGAGAGACACTGCTGGCAGAATAACGTGATCGTCCGGCCGTACTCCGGTCGAACGCTTACGTCGGTGGCCTCGGCTCACACCCCCGGTCCTTCTGGCGCGTCGCCGTCCTCCCACCGCTGCCTGCGCGCCACCGTGACCAGGGCCTCGGCCTGCTGGCCGAACCGTACCCCACCGACCGTCAGGTCCACGGCCACCCGCCTGCGAGCTCCGCGCCCCTCTGGGGGAACGGTCACAGTGAAGACCAGGGTGGCCTCCCCGCGCCCCTGCGGCTTCACCTCCTGCTCGGCGGGCTCCACCGCCCAGCCCTGCGGGACCACCATCCGCACCCGGGCGGTGCGCGCGGTCGGGAAGGGATTGCGCACACGGACCTCCAACACCAGGGTCCGGCCCGGCGTCACGGTCGAGCGGTAAGGAGTGATCCGGGCGCCGAAGCCTTCGGCGTCGAAGTCGACTTCCGCAGGCAGCAGTTCGCGGTGCAGCCGCGCCACCCGCTCCCCCTCCTCCAGCAGCATGTCCAGGTAGTCCTGGGTGACCTTGCGAGGAGGCCAGTGGCCGCTGATCATCAGTTCGGGGTTCAAGGCGCGGTACAGCTCGGCGCTTCGTCGGAAGTCGTCGATCCGGAAACGGTTGCGGTACTGGTAATTGAGCAGTTCGGGCTGCTCCCCCGGCCGCCAGGCAGTGTTCTGCTGGTCGCCGGTCGCCACCACGCGGCGGCCGTCGGCCTCGAAGGAGTACGCGGCCGCGTACAGAGTGTGGCCTGGCAGTTCATGCACGCCGATCTCGTACTCGCGCCAGGTGACCGGCTCGCCGACCGGGAGATCGCGGTCCACCGGGATGGGGTCGAACCACAGACAGGGCAGGTCCCAACGCTTCGGGTCCTGGAGCACCGGGGTGACGTTGGAGGGCGACCAGACGGCGGTGCCCTCCACCTCCCGCAGCAGATTGAATCCGGCGACGTGGTCGTCGTGGTAGTGGGTCGGCAGCGCGACCTCGACCCGGTCGATGCCGTGGACGCGCCGCAGCGACTCCAGGCACGCCAGCAGAGGCCGTCGGCTGGAACGGTCGTGCCCGCCGGCCAGGCCGGTGGTCAGGTCGTAGCCGAAATCCAGCAGCAGTGCCGTGCCGTGCTCGGAGAGCAACGCGTACGTCAGCGCGTTGCTGGTGCGGTTGCGCAGCAGGTGGGGCGTCACCCGCTCCCAGGGGTCGTCCAGCATGGCGTCCAGATCCCACGGGCGTCTGCGGCGTGAGTCCAGCAGTGCCTGAAGTCTTGATCGCAGCCGGGCAACAGCGGCAGGCGGATCCGTCACCGGCTCCCCGTGCGACGGCAGCAACACGGCGGGGGCGTGGTCGAGCAGCTGCCGGCACGACAGGGCGGTGGCGGCGACACCCTCCATACCGGCGCTCTCGCCTCCTGTGTACGCCCACTGGGCGGCCGCCAGCGACCATACCCGGCCCTCACCGTGGATCAGGTCGCCGACGAAGGCCAGGCGCTTGCCGCCGATCTCCACCAGGTAGCTGACGGAGCCGACGGTGTGGCCGGGAGTGGGAAGGGTGAGCACCTCGAGCGGCCCGTAGGAGCGGGTGCGGTACTCGGCGACGCTGCCGGTGACCGGAACCTGCTCCAGCAGCGAGAACCTGTCCTGGCGCACGTCGTAGTCGTTGTCGAGCGGCCGGGTACGCCAGTGTTCGTCGACGTTCTCGATGAGGTCCCGCTCCACCGGCGGGACCCACACCCTGATGCCCTCGTGCGCAGCACGCGCCAAACCTTGTACCTGGTCGCGATGGTGATGGGTGATCAGGACGTCCGTGACGCGGTCGACTCCGTAGTCGTCGAGGCGGTCGAGGACTTCGCCGCTACCGAAGTCGATGAGCACCGCCTCTCGACCACGACGCAGCACATACACGTGGCAGGTGTCCTGAAGGCGGAAAACGTCCGTGCCGATCAGCATGGTTCTCCTGTGGTCCCGGTCAGGTCAGGGATGTCAGGCATCCGTACGCCGCCGCTCGTCCCAGGCACACCACGCGGACCGCAGGGCGGCGTAGTCCTCAGGACCGAGCGGCTCCCCGGTCCGGTCGAGATGGGTGGTGTAGTACAGGGCGGGGACGCCCAGGCCGGGTTTGGCGGCCAGGTACTCCCGCCACTGCTGCCGGTCGGGCACGCACCAGTCGTCGGTGTCGATGAGCAGGTCGGGGCAGGCGGCGGCGACCACGGCGGCCCGGTGGCGCATCTGCGGCACGATAGGGGCATCGGGTTCGGGGTCGTCCAGGCGCAGCATGTCGTTGAGCCGCACCATGTCGGTGACGTCGGCGAAGGCGGGGTGGGGGGTGTGCGTGACGACGAGCGCGTCCGGCTTCACTCGCTTGGCCGTGTCGTACACCGTGGACAGCAACTCGTGGAGCAGGGCGATCCCCCAGCGCGGACCGTGGTGGGTCAGCGCCGCACCGCTGGGCGTACGGGCGGTGAAGTCGATCTTCATCCCGTCCGCACCGAGACCGCCCGGGCCGTCGCCGAGCATGCGCGCCACGACGTCCTCGAGCGCCCTGCGGGCCCCGGGGTTGTCCGGGTCAAGCGCAACGGGCCGGCCCTGCGGGTTGCGGACGCACAACTCGTCGGCAAGGCCCTCCCACAGCCAGGCGGGCCACCACAGCAGGACCCGCTGCCCGCGTTCACGCCTGGCTCTGATCCACCCCCGCAGATCCGGCCACTTGTCCGGGTCCGGCTCGCAGGTGCCGTACTGCAGCTGCCACTTGTCGTCGACAACGATCGTTCCCGGCTCAAGACCCTGGTCGGCGAGACGCTCGAGGTAGCGGTCGTACTCGGCCTGGCCGGCCAGGTCCTGGGCAGGACGTCCAGTGACGCGACCCTCGTGGTTCTGCGCACCCCAGCCGCAGAACATGGGCGCAGACCACCAGTTCGGGCGCCGACGCCTCTGGAGGGCCGGCGCCGAGCCGCTCGAGGTCAACCGGGCCCGGTAACGACGCAGGCCCTCGTACGGGTCGGGGCTGTCCGGCGTCAGCACCACGGTGGGCGTACGGAATTCACCGTCCACCCGGGTGTGGCCCTCGTAGTCCAGCCGCAGTCCGAACCCGCCGTCCACCGGCACGTAGGCGAGCTGCGTGAACGTCAGGTCCGATACAGGGGCGTCGACGGCGAGCGTCCACCACCCCTCGGGCACAGCCTGCGCAGGGTCGGCCACAGCAGGCGCGGTGGTCAACGCCAGGCACAGCGGAGCGGGGGTGAAGAACCAGTGGCCGCGCCCCGGCCTGGCGTCCCCCACCACGCCCACGACGGCGCTCTCACCGGCAGCGCGCACCAGTCGGCGTGGGTCCCCGGGGTTCGGCGAGAAGAGCGTACGGAAGGAACTGCCACTCGGCAGGTACCCGCCACCGCCAGGCAGCACCGAACGCCCGGCCAGCAGGTGCACCTCCCCCAGGGTCCCGCTGCCACGTACCGACCAGGACAGTTCCACCGTTTCCGGGCGGCACTCGAGGCGCACGGCGGCCCGCTCCCAGCGGGTGCTGCAACGCTCGGCCTCGATGACGGGGTGCGGATGCTGCCTCAGGAGCACGGGTGGGCCCGCTTCTGCAGTCTCGTCCGGCCCCTCCAGCGTGTCCAGCGCCCCGAACAGTTGGAGGGTGGCGACCTGACGGCCCCAGCCGTCGGCATCCGAGTCCGTACCGGCGGCGAAGACCTGTGCGGTGCGGCCATCAGCCGCCACACTCAGGCCGTACGCCTTGGTCCGTATCTGGATCCGCCCCTCGTGCCGACCCAGCCACACTTCGCCCGACGGTGTCCCCACCACGCCCCGCCCCTCGTGTCCGCGCGGCGTCCAAGGGGCGCCTCCCGCTGGAATCGTTCCCATGTGAGAACGTACCCAGAAGGCCCGCCATGGTCAACAGTGCTCTTGCCGAAAACCTCATCCCCCAACTGAAAGCCGGCGTGGCGATGCTCGGGGTTCTCTAGCGCGGAAGTTCGAATCGGTACTCCCGTGCGATGCCTGCTCCTGCGCCGAGGTATCACCTTCCAGCGCACCAAGACGTGGAAGGAGTCCCCCGACCCCGACCGTGACGCCAAGCTCGACCGCATCGAGCACGTGCTGGACCGCTTCCCGGACCGGGTCTTCGCCTACGACGAGTTCGGGCCGCTGGGGATCCGCCCGACCGTGGGCTCCTGCTGGGCGAAGCAGCCCGACCGCCTGCCGGCGACCTACCGCCGCACCCACGGTGTCACCTACTTCCGCGGCTGCTACTCCGTGGGCGAGGACCGGTTGTGGGGCGTCAACCGGCGCCGCAACGGCACCGTCAACACCCTGACCGCGCTGAAGTCGATCCCTGCCGCCCGGCCCGACGGCGCCCCGATCTACATCATCCTGGACAACCTCTCCGCCCACACCGGCGCGGACATCCGCCGCTGGGCGAAGAAAAACAAGGTCGAGCTGTGCTTCACCCAGACCTGCGCCTCCTGGGCCAACCCGATCGAGGCGCACATCGGCCCGCTGCGGCAGTTCACCCTGGCCGACTCCCACCAGCGCAGTCATCCCGCGCAGACCCGGGCCCTGCACCGCTATCTGCGTCGGCGCAACGACCACGCCCGCCACCCCGATGTATTCGGCGCCCAGCGCAAGGAACGCGCCCGCATCCGCAGCGAAAAGGGCATCCGCTGGGGCGGACGCCCCCTTGTAATCGCAGCTTGAGCAGCCTGCCCCGATGTTCTACGTGGTCACACACTCATGCCGTAACCAAGCTCCTCGGCCCCGATGTGCCAGAACGAGTTCTCGTCGGCAACGGCCTCGGCGTCAAGCATCTCGAATCGTTCCAGCAACGCTTCAGTGAGCGCGTCGGCGGCCTGCTCGGCCAGGTCCACGGTCTCGTCTTCGCTCAGGCCGTCACCGGGCCCCTCGTATGCAGCGGCCTCAGCAGCGGCCTCCTCATAAGCGCGGTTGAAGGCAACGAACGCCTCAACGCTGGAGTTCACCAGTTGAGGAACACCGCCCTCCGGCAGACACCACAGCGAGCCGTCATCACGCCGTAGGGCGAGCGCGCTCAGTCCTGGGTCGACCGAGACCAGGGCATACCCCGCACCATCGACCATGCGTTCCACAAAAGGGGACTCCTGCCACACCCCGGGGTACGGGCAGCGAGCACATCCGGCCAAGAGCGAGGCGACTTCAGCGTCGTTCATGCCGAGAACATAGCCCGCCCTGCCGACGCTTCACCAAGCCGGGAACCTATGGGGTCACAGCACTGGTCGAGCCGCGGCTTTGTTAGATTGCGCAATCACTCAACTGTGGCGGAGCCCGGCTTCGCCTGTTCCTACATCGCCGCGATGCCCGGCCGTACCCCCGACGGCCGGGTCTGACGGGCCCGACCGTTCATGGGAGTGCGAGATGAGCGAGCCCTGGGAGGGCCGGGGCGGTCAGGCCACGCGTGGCCGTGCCGCCCGGGTGCCCGGACAACGTGCGGCCGAGGCGGAGGGCGTGCGCCCGCCGGGCGGGCGCGCTGCAGCCCGGGCGGCCTCTCGGTCGCGGGGCAATACCCGGTCGCGGCGGCGGGCGCGGCCGACGGGACGCGGCAGTCGGGCGCTGAAGATGGTCGCGATCACCCTGTCCGTGCTCGTCCTGATCACTGCGGGCGCGGGCTGGTGGTTCTACGAACACCTGAACGGCAACATCCACAGCGTCTCACTCGACGGCAAGGGCGGCACTGAGAAGGCCGACGCCTTCGGCCGTACCCCGATCAACGTCTTGCTGATGGGCTCGGACAGCCGTGGCAGCGCGGCGGACTGCAAGCTGGGAGGCGCCTGCGAGTCGGGCGGCGGTGAGCGGGCTGACGTCGAGATGGTGGTGCACATATCCGCCGACCGCTCCAATGCCACGGTGATGAGCATTCCGCGCGACCTGGTCACCAGCCTGCCGCCCTGCACCGACAAGGAGACCGGCCAGAGCATCGGCGCCCGCACCGATATGATCAACAGCGCCCTGACCTACGGTCCGGCCTGCCAGGTGGCCGCCGTGCACCAGCTCACCAACATCCCGATCGACCACTTCATGAAGGTGGACTTCGCCGGAGTCGTCTCGATATCGGACGCTGTGGGCGGCGTGGGCATCTGCGTGGACAAGAACGTCTACGACCCGTCGTCCCACCTGAAGCTGTCGGCAGGCCCGCACACCCTCAAGGGCGTCGCCGCTCTGGAATTCCTCCGCACCCGGCACGGCTTCACCGGTGGCAGTGACAACGTCGGCCGCACCAGCGGCCAGCATGCCTTCCTCGGTGCGGCGATGGCGAAGCTGAAGAGCGCTGGCACGCTCACCGATCCCACCGCGGTCTATGGCCTGGCGGACGCGGCCACCAAGGCGCTGACCGTGGACGACGGCTTGGGCAGCGTGAAGAAGCTGATCTCGCTCGCGTCGGATGTGAACAAGGTGCCGAGCACACGGATCACCTTCGTGACCATGCAGAACGTCCCCGACCCGGCCAACCGGGCGCATGTCGTCCAAGGCCCGGGTGCCGCAACTCTGTTCCAGACCATCGCCAACGACCAGTCGCTGACCACTGCCACAGGCAAGAAATCCGCCGGCTCTTCGGCGACCTCCACGACGCAGCCTGTCGACAAAGGTTCCGTCGCCGTCGACGTCGAGAACGGCACAAGCACCCCCAACCGGGCAAGCACGATCCTCCAGCAGCTGATCCGCGCCGGATTCAACTCTGCCTCCACCGCAGGCAACGCAAGCACTCCGGTCACGACAACCACGCTGACCTATCCGCAAGGCAAGTCCGCTCAGGCCAAGGCCGTAGCCTCGACGCTGGGTCTTCCGACCTCCCACGTGAAGCAGGGCAGCGGCAATCAGATCGTCCTCCTGATCGGCAGCGACTGGACGACCGGCACGACCTACCCGGGCAGCCACCCCTCCGCGGCTCCGGCCGACACCCACAAGGCGCTGTCCGGTGCGCTGGCGCGAAACGGCGGCGACTCGGGATGCGTCCATGTGAGCACCGACCGCACCATAAGCGTAACCGCCGAAGGCATACCCACCACGGCCGTGACCAAATGGGGCATCACCCCCACCACGGCGTACGCCCGCAGCCCCCACGTGAAAGACTCAGCGCCTTAGTACTCCAGCAGCGTTTCGCTATCTGGCCTGGTCAGAGGCATCGTCCGGAGTGTAGTTGGTTGATGTGCGTCAGGGGCGGTCTCAGCCCTCGGCGAGTGGCTGTGACCAAGGGGGCCGGCATGCTCACGTCTCCCCGAATGCCCTGCCCCACAGCCCGGCGGGCGGTAGGGTCCGGATGTGCGTTGATCTACCGGGCGGCGGCCCTGTGCAGCCGCAGACGGTGCAGGGCGCCTCTCGAAGAAGGGGGCCGCCCCAGCAGGTGTACCCGTCATCACCTCGCGGAGATCCACACCATGACTGTTCAGCAGCCTCTCACCTACGACGCACTCGTCGAACTCGCCACCGCTGATGCAGCCGTCGTCGGCCTCGTCCTCAAAGGTTCCCGAGCCCACGATGGCATGATCACCCGGCACTCCGACCACGATCTGTACGTGGTTCTCGCCGATGACGCCACTACCGATCTCACCCGGTTCACGGGCCACCGCACCGCCGAGCTGGACCTCGTCATCGCCTCTCTCACCGAGTTCCGTGCAGCCGGAATGCCCGGGTTTGAACGCTACGCCCTCGCCCGCGCCCAGATCGTGCTCGACCGGCTCGACGGAGGCATCGCCCGGATCCTCGCCGACAAGGCTCGCCTGGGTGCCGATGAGGCATTCCAAAACGCCAGTGGCTGGCTCGACGCCTACGCCAACTCGCTCTACCGATCCGTCAAGAACCACCGGGACGGGCAGGCTCTCGCCGCTCGCCTGGACGCCGCCGACAGCATCCGGTTCCTGCTTGAGCTGCTCTTCGCTCTCGACCGTCGCCCCCGCCCCTACAACAAGTACCTGGAGTGGGAGCTTGACCGGCACCCGCTTCCGGGCTGGGATACCGACGTGTTGCTCCGCGCCGTGGACCGCATCTCGGCAACAGGCGACGTATCCCTGCAGCGGCACCTGTTCACCCTCGTCGAGACGGCCGCCCGAGAAGCTGGACACGGCGAGGTACTGGACGCCTGGGGTGAGGACCTGGACCTCATGCGACCGCAATAAGGAGACAGAGAGACTCCCTGCGGCCGTGGCTTACGGCCGCCTAAAACTGACGATCACCGTTGACACCTGGGTCTCTGATCACTTCGGAGCTCCACATGCCGAAGTCCACCCCCCACCACCCGGCCGCTTGACCGGGAGGCCAAGCGGCGCCTGGCCGTCATACGCCACGTCGAACGTAGCCATGTCCTGCCGCTACTTCGGGATCGGCGGGCAGGCGTACTACACCTGGTACCGCCGCTACCAGGCGGAGGGCGTCGAAGGCCTACGCACCCGTTCCAAGGCCCCGAAGACGTCCCCGAACGCGGCTCACGTGGAGGTGGTCGGGAAAATCATCCACCTGCGGCAGAATTACCACTTCGGCCCCGAGAAGATCGTCATGTACCTCAAGCGGTACCACGACGTGACGATCAGCAAGTTGGGCGTCTGGCGCATCCCCAACCGCCTGGGAATGGGCCGCCTGCCCGCCTCCCGGCGCTGCAAGCGCCACGACCGACGATGGAAGCGGTACGAGAAGCAGTTGCCCGGCCACCGGGTGCAGATCGACGTGAAGTTCATCGAGCCACTCACCTCGATGCCCCAGGGTCGGCGCGGCGGACGCAACGAGTACGGATAACAATGCAGGCTTGCCGGATTCGGCGTGGCCCGATCAGGTCAACAGCCGGTTGCCCATCCGTAAGGTGCGGCAGAGTGAGCACTCCTTGCCCGCATGCTCGGCTTGGATGCCTCCGCCGGACGGTGGTTGAACACGCATGACGCCGCCGCGTCACACGCGACGAGTGATCATCTCTGGCATGCTGACGCCGTGTCCTCCGGGCAAGAACCCTTGCGGGTGCCCCGCACGCCGCTACGAATCCCGGGGGCTTGGTGCCCGCGGACGCCTGCGGCGCCCGTCCGACCTTTCTGCTGCAGGCGGGCACCTCAGGCGTTGAGCGCCTGGCCGCATGTACAGGGGGACGCCACAAAGCCGTGATGGCCCGCGTGACCGGCGAAGGCCGGCAGGCGGTCAGGGCATCGGAAGCGCCTCGGGCGGTTCAGCCCCTGCCAGTAGGAACTGCTGCTGTGCTCGCGTCCTGCGGAGGCGGCTTCGATCGGTTCAGCGCACGGAGGGCGCTCATGACACAGACATACCCAGAGCCGGGCGAACCGCGAGTCACCACCCGTGAGCCTCGGGTCCCTGCGGCGGAGCGCATCAGGGACTACCTGACGACCACCGATCACAAGAAGATCGCACACCTGTACTTCTTCACCTCGTTCGGGTTCTTCCTGTTCGCCGGTGTGCTGGCGATGATCATGCGTGCCGAGCTGGCCCGCCCCGGACTGCAGATCGTCACCAATCAGCAGTACAACGAGCTGTTCACGATCCATGGCACGATCATGATGCTGCTGTTCGCGACCCCCACGTTCGCCGGGTTCGCGAACGCTGTCATGCCTCTGCAGATCGGTGCCCCCGACGTCGCCTTCCCTCGCCTGAACGCATTGTCGTACTGGCTGTTCCTCTTCGGTGGGCTGATCGTCGTCTCCGGCTTCTTCGTCGATCAGGGTCCGGCGGCGTTCGGCTGGTTCGCCTACTCACCACTGAACGACGCGGTCCACTCCCCCGGCCACGGCGGCGACCTGTGGGCCATGGGCCTGGCGGTCGCGGGCGTGAGCACCACACTCGGCGCCGTCAACTTCATCGCCACCATCCTGTCCCTGCGGGTCCCGGGCATGACCATGTTCAGGATGCCGATCTTCACATGGAACATCCTGTTCACGTCGATCCTCGTGCTGCTGGCCTTCCCGGTGTTCACCGCGATCCTGCTGGCCCTGGTGGCCGATCGGGCCTACGGTGCCCACATCTTCGACTCCGCTACCGGCGGGGCACTGCTGTGGCAGCACCTGTTCTGGTTCTTCGGCCATCCGGAGGTCTACATCGTGGCCCTGCCGTTCTTCGGCGTCGTCACGGAGATCATCCCGGTGTTCAGCCGAAAGCCGGTGTTCGGGTACGTCGGCATGGTGGGCGCGACGATCGCCATCACGGTGCTGTCAGCCACCGTGTGGGCTCACCATATGTTCGCCACCGGAGCAGTGTTGCTGCCGTTCTTCTCCTTGCTGTCGTTCCTGATCGGCGTGCCGACGGGGGTCAAGTTCTTCAACTGGATCGGCACCATGTGGCGGGGCAGCGTGTCCTTCGAAACGCCGATGCTCTGGTCGGCCGGCTTCCTGGTGACCTTCCTGCTCGGCGGTCTCAGCGGCGTGATCATCGCCTCTCCCGCCCTCGACTTCCACCTGACCGACAGCTACTTCATCGTCGCGCACCTGCACTACGTGCTCTTCGGGACGATCGTCTTCGCCATGTTCGGCGGCTTCTACTTCTGGTGGCCGAAGATGACCGGCAAGCTGCTCGACGAACGCCTGGGGAAGATCCATTTCTGGACGCTGTTCATCGGTTTCCAGGCGACCTTCCTCGTCCAGCACTGGCTCGGGGAGATCGGGATGCCCCGCCGTTACTCGGACTACCTGCCCACCGACGGCTTCACCGCCCTGAACACCATCTCGACGGTCGGCGCCTTCCTGGTCGGTGTCTCCACCCTGCCCTTCCTGTACAACGTGTGGAAGACCGCGCGGTACGCCCCGATGGTCGACGCGGACGATCCCTGGGGCTGGGGCCGCTCCCTCGAGTGGGCGACCTCGTGTCCCCCACCCCGGCACAACTTCACCGCGCTGCCTCGCGTACGGTCCGACTCCCCTGCGTTCGATCTGCACCACCCCGAGGTGCGCCAGGAGCTCGGTCCACCGGAACGCGGCACGGTGGAGCCGACCCCCGACCCCCTGGGAGAGCAGAGCGAATGAAGTCCGAGGGATACCTCTTCGCGGGCGTGGCACTGTTCTTCCTCTTCACCGACGCCGCGTACATCTGGTTCGCGCGCGAGCCCGCCGGCATCGCCGCGCTGAGCGTGTCGTTCGGCATGTCGTCGGTGATCGCATTCTTCTGCCTGATCAACTACCGACGCAAAGGCGCGCGCCCCGAGGACCGCCCGGACTCCGACGTCCGCGAGCGCAGCGGCACGATCGACTTCTTCCCGCCGCACAGCGTCTACCCGGTCATCACTGCGCTAGGCGCTGCGGTGGTCGCCGTCGGCATCGTCTACGGCGTGTGGATCATCCTCATCGGGTTCGGTCTCCTCTGGCCCGGTGTCTTCGGCATGGTCTTCCAGTTCGGAGCGCGCGAGGGTCATTGAGACAGATGCGGCCGCACCTCGGCCGCCCTGCCATCGGCTGGGGTCCCGGGGCGCCGACACTCGCGTGGTCGGTGGGACATCGGCTCTCAACGGCCGAGGGCTCGTGTCCGCCGTCCCTGCTGTGCCCTGCTGCTCCAGAGCCGGACCCTTCACTCTTCCCCGTCGACCCCGCCCGACACCGGATCCGCTGTGCGGCCCGTGATCTGCAGACGTTCCTCCGTCGTGGTGGGCAGTTCGACGCGGTCGCGGTAGTACCACGAGCTGAGCGACGCCTTGATCCGGCGGCGCAGCGGTGCCTGACGTCCTGGATGCTCCAGCGGCCTGGGAAGTTCCCTGACCAGCAGGCG of Streptomyces cynarae contains these proteins:
- a CDS encoding LacI family DNA-binding transcriptional regulator, encoding MAREAGTSRSTASRALSGQGYVAAHIREDVLAAAQRIGYVPDALARTLKAQRSNVVGLLVSDLRNQFYAELAAGVEQALRAAGYQMVLVDDHGDPQQELDGAKAFVAMRATGVVLTPAAAAATELLVERGVSVVEADRRSGARGCDSVIIDSEYGAREATRHLLELGHRRIALLIDETKWATGAERLRGYRAAHRAADVPLDRRLVLDLEFQAADARSRVAELLDQHPDVTAIFAVNNLMAETAWLELRRRGLAVPRDVSLVSFDDLAWMRMVEPGLTAVAQPTYDMGRRAAELLLGRVAEREAAAESKRGPGRRRIQETLEPTLVLRGSTAAPAASPTGA
- a CDS encoding MBL fold metallo-hydrolase; protein product: MLIGTDVFRLQDTCHVYVLRRGREAVLIDFGSGEVLDRLDDYGVDRVTDVLITHHHRDQVQGLARAAHEGIRVWVPPVERDLIENVDEHWRTRPLDNDYDVRQDRFSLLEQVPVTGSVAEYRTRSYGPLEVLTLPTPGHTVGSVSYLVEIGGKRLAFVGDLIHGEGRVWSLAAAQWAYTGGESAGMEGVAATALSCRQLLDHAPAVLLPSHGEPVTDPPAAVARLRSRLQALLDSRRRRPWDLDAMLDDPWERVTPHLLRNRTSNALTYALLSEHGTALLLDFGYDLTTGLAGGHDRSSRRPLLACLESLRRVHGIDRVEVALPTHYHDDHVAGFNLLREVEGTAVWSPSNVTPVLQDPKRWDLPCLWFDPIPVDRDLPVGEPVTWREYEIGVHELPGHTLYAAAYSFEADGRRVVATGDQQNTAWRPGEQPELLNYQYRNRFRIDDFRRSAELYRALNPELMISGHWPPRKVTQDYLDMLLEEGERVARLHRELLPAEVDFDAEGFGARITPYRSTVTPGRTLVLEVRVRNPFPTARTARVRMVVPQGWAVEPAEQEVKPQGRGEATLVFTVTVPPEGRGARRRVAVDLTVGGVRFGQQAEALVTVARRQRWEDGDAPEGPGV
- a CDS encoding alpha-amylase family protein, yielding MVGTPSGEVWLGRHEGRIQIRTKAYGLSVAADGRTAQVFAAGTDSDADGWGRQVATLQLFGALDTLEGPDETAEAGPPVLLRQHPHPVIEAERCSTRWERAAVRLECRPETVELSWSVRGSGTLGEVHLLAGRSVLPGGGGYLPSGSSFRTLFSPNPGDPRRLVRAAGESAVVGVVGDARPGRGHWFFTPAPLCLALTTAPAVADPAQAVPEGWWTLAVDAPVSDLTFTQLAYVPVDGGFGLRLDYEGHTRVDGEFRTPTVVLTPDSPDPYEGLRRYRARLTSSGSAPALQRRRRPNWWSAPMFCGWGAQNHEGRVTGRPAQDLAGQAEYDRYLERLADQGLEPGTIVVDDKWQLQYGTCEPDPDKWPDLRGWIRARRERGQRVLLWWPAWLWEGLADELCVRNPQGRPVALDPDNPGARRALEDVVARMLGDGPGGLGADGMKIDFTARTPSGAALTHHGPRWGIALLHELLSTVYDTAKRVKPDALVVTHTPHPAFADVTDMVRLNDMLRLDDPEPDAPIVPQMRHRAAVVAAACPDLLIDTDDWCVPDRQQWREYLAAKPGLGVPALYYTTHLDRTGEPLGPEDYAALRSAWCAWDERRRTDA
- a CDS encoding SUKH-4 family immunity protein, coding for MVDGAGYALVSVDPGLSALALRRDDGSLWCLPEGGVPQLVNSSVEAFVAFNRAYEEAAAEAAAYEGPGDGLSEDETVDLAEQAADALTEALLERFEMLDAEAVADENSFWHIGAEELGYGMSV